The window TGATTTAAACAGTCTTTTATGGCATTTGGAAAACACTTTGGCAAAATCTTCATCGCTTCAAAATTTATCTGAAAAAGGAAAATATTATTCAGAGAGAGCGACGGGTAGAAAGTGGATGATTGATAAATATTTCTGGAATGAAAACTCCGGAACGTATAGAGATTATCACATGAAAAAAAATAAAAAAACTTCATCTGAACATATTGCAGCTCTTTATCCTTTATTTCTGGGTTTAGCGACTGAAAATCAGGCAAAATCGGTTGCCAAAAATATTGAAGAAAAATTTCTTTATCAAGGTGGATTAGTTACTACGACCAAAGATTCCGGTCAGCAATGGGATTTTCCAAATGCTTGGGCGCCTTATCAATGGTTGGGTTTTAAATCGATGAAGAATTATGGATTTGATGAGCTGGCTGAAAAAATTAAAAATAATTGGTCATCAAATGTTGAAAGAGTTTACAGGAATACCGGAAAATTGATGGAGAAATACAATGCTTTAGACATAGAAACTGTTGCAGGTGGAGGGGAATATCCTAATCAGGACGGTTTTGGGTGGACAAACGGTGTTTATCTTAAATTAAAACAAAATTAAAAACAAACTATATAAAAACAATTTGGCTATGAAAAACAAATCAATTTTTTTGCTTGCCGGAATTGCTACGCTTTATTTCAATAATACGTATGCTCAGGAAACTCCACAGGATTCTACCAGAACTGCATCTATTGACCAGGTGGTAATCACGGGAAACTCAAATCCTAAAAAGAAAATAGAATCCAGTACCGCAATTTCTACGTTCAGTGCAAAAGAAATTCAGAAACAAAACCCAATCAGTGCAGCAGCTTTGTTGCAAAGAGTTCCAGGTTTTGCGGTAGAAACTTCGGGTGGTGAAGTAGGAAATAACCTTTTTGCAAGAGGAATTCCTTCAGCTGGAGCCTACGAATTTGTACAGGTTCAGGAAGATGGACTTCCGGTTTTTGAAGATGGAGCTTTACAGTTTGCGAATGCGGATAATTTTTTCCGTGTAGATAATTCTGTAAGCCGATTGGAAGCTTTAAGAGGAGGTTCAGGATCTATTTTTGCGACCAATTCTCCCGGAGGTTTGATCAACTTTATTACCAAAGAAGGCGGAAATGATTTTAAAGGAACGGCAAAACTGGAAACCAGTACTTACGGATTGATGCGTACTGATATAAATGTCGGCGGAGCTTTGGTTCAGGATAAATTGTTTTTTAATGTAGGAGGTTTTTATAGAACAGATGACGGAATCAGAAAAACTGGTTTTAAAGCAAATCAAGGTGGACAAATCAGAATGAATCTGAAATATGTTTTCGATAAAGGGTATGCTAAAGTATATTACAAAAAATTAGACGACAGAAACACTTTCTATCTTCCGATTCCTTTGGTGCAAAATGGAAATGATCTGAAAGAATTTGCTGGTTTTGATGCCAATTACGGAACGTACAGCTACAGAAATATCAGTCAGTTAAATATTCCACAAGCGGGTGGAGGATTTTTCAGCAGAAACTTAGAAGACGGAATTCATCCTAAAGTTGATGTTTTAGGAGCTGAATTTAAATATAATCTAGGTGGAAATTTCTCTGTTTTAAATAAAACAAGATACACCAATATCAATATGAATTATACGGGAATTTTCCCTTCAGGAGGACCAACTTCAGCTGCAGATTTTGCAAGAAGTTATGGAATTACGGGCAATAATTTCCAATATTCTTCCGTAAGTTCTGGTGCGGTTATGAGTCCGGCTTTTGTTCAGAAATTAGGTTTTTGGGCGATTGATAAACAGATGAATAATTTTGTAAACGACTTACAGTTCAGTTATAAATTTGATAAAGGAAATGTAACGGCTGGTTTCTATAAATCTAATTGGAAATCTCATCAAAACTGGAACTGGAGTAATATTTTAGCAACAGCGTCAGATAATCCTGAGTTGTTAAATTTAGTAGATACTTCACTTACACCAAACAGTACAGGGTATTCTAAAACATACAATGGAGTTACAGAAATGTCTTTCCTGTTGAGAGATTCTCAGGTTCAGGGAAGTTTGAATGATTTGTATGCGAACTTAGATTACAATATCACCGATCAATTAAGTTTCAATGGAGGAATTCGTTACAGCCGTGATTTTTACAAAGGTTATGGCGTAAATACCACTTCCGGAAATTTAAATAATTCAGGTTTAACGACAGACGGAACGCACAGTTTCTTAACAACAACTGCAGATGATAATATGTCGGTTTTGGGAAATAAATTCACGTATTGGAATTATGATGTTAACAGAGTTTCTTTTACAACGGCTTTAAATTATAAAATTAATTCAGAAAACGCGGTCTATGCTCGTTTTTCTAATGGTTTCAGATCTCCGAATGAAGAAGCGTATTATAATAATATGACCAATCTTTCAGCAATAAAACCGGTGACTACCAATCAGCTGGAATTTGGATATAAATATTACTCAAGAACGTTTGATATTGCAGTGATCCCGTTCTATTCTACCTTAAAAAATCTATCGTTTACCGATGTTTTCTCTGATGGTACTTCAGAAAATAAATTTGCCAATACAACCAATTTTGGGGTGGAACTGGAAGGTTATGCGAGATTGTTTAATAATTTATTGGAAGTAACTTTCAATGGAACTATTCAAAATCCTAAATACAAAGATTTTGTAGGAAACAATGCAGATGGAACAACATTTAATTATGATGGCAACACGGTAAGAAGAATGCCTAAGTTTTACTTTAATATTGCTCCGGCTGTGAATATTACAAAGCAATGGAGAGCGTATGCAAGTGTAAATTATTACGGAAAACGTTTCCAGGATGAAGGAAATACAGAAAAGAATATACTTCCTGCATTTTCAGAAGTAGGAGCGGGAACTTCTTATCAGTTAGGGAAAATCAGATTTGCAGTTGATGGAACTAATATTTTCAATACCATCGGAATTACAGAAGGCGATCCAAGATCTCCACTTACAGGAGCAGGAGACATCAGAATGGCAAGACCAATTATGGGTGCAGCAGTAAGAGCTTCAATTACGTTAGACTTTTAAATTAGTTTTTTCATATAAAGATAAAACCGTCAGAGATTTTCTGACGGTTTTATTGTTTATAAATATATCCAATGGAAATCATTTTTTTACCGCAAAAGAATCAAAAGAAATGATTAAAAAATAGAAATTCAAAAGTTTACAAAATGTAAAGATCTGAGTTGTCAATGATTTTGTAAGCTTTTGATTAACTTAAGTCTAGTTAAAACTTTTGATTCTTTTGCGGTTTAAAAACTCCAACGTTGCCACACTACACCCTAAAGTGGTTACTTCAAAAACGGATTATACTGCTTCTCAAAACCAATCGTTGTAGGATTTCCGTGACCTGAAAAGACCTGCGTTTCATCATCCAAAACAAAAAGTTTAGTTTTAATTCCATCAATTAATTGGTCGTAATTTCCTTTGTATAAATCTGTTCTTCCGATGCTTCCTTCAAACAAAACATCACCGGAAATCATAAATTTTTGCGTTTCATTATGATAAACTACACTTCCCGGAGAATGTCCCGGAACATGATAGATTTTAAATTTTTCTCCATCAAAATCCAGTTCATCACTTTCATTAATGTATTCGGTGTCAACTTTTACTGCAGGTACCTTAAAACCAAACCTTGCTCCGCTTGCCTGAAGCATATCTAAAACTTCCTGATCTTCCTGATGCATCGTTACCGGAATTTTATATGTATCAAAAGCCCACTGTAAACCTAAAACATGATCAATATGAGCGTGAGTCAATATGATTTTTTTAATCTCTAATTCATTTTCTTTGATGAAGTTTTCGATAGCTTTGGTTTCCTGCTCATTCATATTTCCAGGATCGATGATCCAT is drawn from Chryseobacterium muglaense and contains these coding sequences:
- a CDS encoding TonB-dependent receptor; protein product: MKNKSIFLLAGIATLYFNNTYAQETPQDSTRTASIDQVVITGNSNPKKKIESSTAISTFSAKEIQKQNPISAAALLQRVPGFAVETSGGEVGNNLFARGIPSAGAYEFVQVQEDGLPVFEDGALQFANADNFFRVDNSVSRLEALRGGSGSIFATNSPGGLINFITKEGGNDFKGTAKLETSTYGLMRTDINVGGALVQDKLFFNVGGFYRTDDGIRKTGFKANQGGQIRMNLKYVFDKGYAKVYYKKLDDRNTFYLPIPLVQNGNDLKEFAGFDANYGTYSYRNISQLNIPQAGGGFFSRNLEDGIHPKVDVLGAEFKYNLGGNFSVLNKTRYTNINMNYTGIFPSGGPTSAADFARSYGITGNNFQYSSVSSGAVMSPAFVQKLGFWAIDKQMNNFVNDLQFSYKFDKGNVTAGFYKSNWKSHQNWNWSNILATASDNPELLNLVDTSLTPNSTGYSKTYNGVTEMSFLLRDSQVQGSLNDLYANLDYNITDQLSFNGGIRYSRDFYKGYGVNTTSGNLNNSGLTTDGTHSFLTTTADDNMSVLGNKFTYWNYDVNRVSFTTALNYKINSENAVYARFSNGFRSPNEEAYYNNMTNLSAIKPVTTNQLEFGYKYYSRTFDIAVIPFYSTLKNLSFTDVFSDGTSENKFANTTNFGVELEGYARLFNNLLEVTFNGTIQNPKYKDFVGNNADGTTFNYDGNTVRRMPKFYFNIAPAVNITKQWRAYASVNYYGKRFQDEGNTEKNILPAFSEVGAGTSYQLGKIRFAVDGTNIFNTIGITEGDPRSPLTGAGDIRMARPIMGAAVRASITLDF
- a CDS encoding MBL fold metallo-hydrolase, yielding MFQIQAFVFNFASENTYVLFNENKNAWIIDPGNMNEQETKAIENFIKENELEIKKIILTHAHIDHVLGLQWAFDTYKIPVTMHQEDQEVLDMLQASGARFGFKVPAVKVDTEYINESDELDFDGEKFKIYHVPGHSPGSVVYHNETQKFMISGDVLFEGSIGRTDLYKGNYDQLIDGIKTKLFVLDDETQVFSGHGNPTTIGFEKQYNPFLK